The bacterium genome contains the following window.
ACAATAACAACGTTACCTGAAGAGAATAGTTTTCCCATTTTTATTTCTCTATTTCTCATTTTATCTCCTTATAAAATCAAAAAGCATAAAAGTGAACAAAAGTAATTGTTTTCTTTAATAGTAACATTTAATAAAATGTTTTCAAAAATAATTTTGAAGTTCAATCTTATAATGATAAAATAACGAGAAATTATTAATTTTATGCTTTAGTAACCAAAAGAGAGGATAAAATGCCTAAAGAGATAAGGATTGGAGTTATTGGTGCAACAGGTAGAGGAAGGTTTGCTTGGGCAATGCATAACCCTGAAAACGGAGTATCTGTTGTAGCTGGTGCCGATATATATGAAGAAAAACTTGATATTTTTAGAGAACGGTTTGGCGAAAAAAATCTATTTACAACAAAAGATTATAGGCAACTTCTTGCTAAAAAAGACATAAATACTGTTTTTGTTACTTCACCTGATTTTATGCATGAGGAACACGCGGTTGCTTCTTTAGAGGCAGGTAAAGATATTTATCTTGAAAAACCTATGGCAATAACTGTTGAAGGTTGCGATAGGATATTGAGGGCTGCCTATGAGAACGGAAAAAAAGTGTATATAGGTCACAATATGCGCCATATGGCTGTTGTTAAAAAAATGAAAGAATTAATCGATAAAGGTAGTATCGGAGAAGTTAAAACGGCTTGGTGTAGACATTTTGTTGATTACGGAGGAGATGCATATTTTAAAGATTGGCATGCTGAAAGGAGTAAATCAACTGGGCTACTTCTTCAAAAAGGGTCTCACGATATTGATGTATTGCATTGGTTATGTAATGGGGTTACAGCAAGGGTGACCGCTGTTGGGGGACTTACTCTTTATGATAAAATTACTGACAGGCACCATCCTTCTGAAAGAGGTGATGCAAGATGGTCAAAATATAATTGGCCCCCAATGTCTCAAAAGGGGCTTAATCCAATTATTGATGTTGAAGATATTAGTATGATGTTAATGGTGCTTGATAATGGTATTTATGCCTCCTATCAGCAGTGCCATTTCACTCCAGATGGTTCAAGGAACTATACTTTTATTGGGACTGAAGGTCGTATTGAAAATTTTGGTATTAGCCCAGGTAGCGCTATTGTAAGATTATGGAATAGAAGAGGTAGCGCAAATCAATATGGTAACGAACAGCATTTTGTGCCTCACATTGTTGGGGGGCACGGGGGCTCTGATATAGGAATACTTGGTGAATTTTTAAATTATGTTAGATATGGAACTAAAATAACTACTTCCCCTATAGCCGGGAGGTATAGTGTTGCAGCGGGGTATTATGCAACCCAGTCGATACGAAATGGCAACTTACCTTATGATATACCAGGTTTACCTAAAGAAATTTATGATTATTTCAATAAAGACCTTCTTTAGAATATTTTGAAAGAAAATCCAACAG
Protein-coding sequences here:
- a CDS encoding Gfo/Idh/MocA family oxidoreductase, with the translated sequence MPKEIRIGVIGATGRGRFAWAMHNPENGVSVVAGADIYEEKLDIFRERFGEKNLFTTKDYRQLLAKKDINTVFVTSPDFMHEEHAVASLEAGKDIYLEKPMAITVEGCDRILRAAYENGKKVYIGHNMRHMAVVKKMKELIDKGSIGEVKTAWCRHFVDYGGDAYFKDWHAERSKSTGLLLQKGSHDIDVLHWLCNGVTARVTAVGGLTLYDKITDRHHPSERGDARWSKYNWPPMSQKGLNPIIDVEDISMMLMVLDNGIYASYQQCHFTPDGSRNYTFIGTEGRIENFGISPGSAIVRLWNRRGSANQYGNEQHFVPHIVGGHGGSDIGILGEFLNYVRYGTKITTSPIAGRYSVAAGYYATQSIRNGNLPYDIPGLPKEIYDYFNKDLL